GCACGATCTCCTCCTCAAAGGAGTTTTCCGTCCCGATGTCGCGGTTTTTAAAAAGATATTTTCTGTTGACGCTTCCCAGGGTGCACATGATCGCGTTTCTTTCCCGTCCGCTCTCTACTTTTTCGAAGCTTTATAAAGTTTTTCCGCTTCGATGAGATACTTATCGGTGTACAGAGTTCGAACGTCAAAATCCTGATCGATAAGGCCGCTCTTCAGCAGGAAGTCCTTCGTTTTGGTTATCTGGTCCCAGTCGAAATCGGTGAAATACGGATTGTACTGATTGATCAAAAATCCAGACAGGTCCGATTCTTTAAACCCGCTTTCCTGCGCGATCAGCCTGATGGCCCTTTCGCGGTCCTGCTGGAGAAAGTCGTCAATTTGCAGAGCCACTTTCAGGTACCTGACGGTGATGTCCGGATTTTTCTCCGCGAATTCCTTACGCACAATGATCGTGCTGGTGTTTTGTTTCACTCCGGCGGATTTTGCGAGGTACTTCGCGGACCCGTTGCCGGTGAAAATCGTGCCGTAGGGCTCCCAGGTGGTCCCCGCGTCGATCTGACCGGAGGCCAAAGCCGCTCCCAAATCCGTGGCCCCCAGATTGACGAGCTCCACATCCTCGACGGTCAGCCCCACTGTGGCCAGCACCAGCACCAGGTAATGATGCCCTGAAGAGCCTATGGACGCGGCGACTTTTTTGCCTTTGAGCTCCGCCACGCTGGTGATTGTGGAATTCACCGGAATCAGCAGGGTGTTGCTGTCGGGGTTGACGCCCGTTTTGTAAATCGACTGAATCGGAAGACCGTTCGCCACCGCCGTGACGATGGGCATGTCGCCAACTTCGCCGAAGTCGAGGCTGCCCGCCGCCAAACCCTCGATAATGGGAGGCCCGTAGGCGAATTGCTCGAACTCAACCTTGATGCCGTCGGCCCCGAATTCCTTTTCAAAGAACCCTTCGGCGACCGCGAGATGTCTGATCTGGCTGGAGCCCTGCCACCCCACATGGATGA
This Synergistaceae bacterium DNA region includes the following protein-coding sequences:
- a CDS encoding aliphatic sulfonate ABC transporter substrate-binding protein, whose translation is MKFIKTAKVFLNVFSILLLAGLLFAGTAFGAQAASLNQAKVIHVGWQGSSQIRHLAVAEGFFEKEFGADGIKVEFEQFAYGPPIIEGLAAGSLDFGEVGDMPIVTAVANGLPIQSIYKTGVNPDSNTLLIPVNSTITSVAELKGKKVAASIGSSGHHYLVLVLATVGLTVEDVELVNLGATDLGAALASGQIDAGTTWEPYGTIFTGNGSAKYLAKSAGVKQNTSTIIVRKEFAEKNPDITVRYLKVALQIDDFLQQDRERAIRLIAQESGFKESDLSGFLINQYNPYFTDFDWDQITKTKDFLLKSGLIDQDFDVRTLYTDKYLIEAEKLYKASKK